CAGCCCAAATGGACGGAGCAATCCTGGTAGTATCAGCGGCAGACGGGCCAATGCCGCAGACCAGGGAGCATATTCTGCTTTCCCGTCAAGTAGGCGTGCCATACATCGTAGTGTTCCTGAACAAAGCGGATATGGTAGATGACCCCGAGCTGATGGAATTAGTGGAAATGGAAGTCAGGGAGCTCTTGAATGAGTATGAATTCCCCGGTGACGACACACCAATCGTATCCGGTTCTGCCGTTAAAGCATTGGAATGCGGCTGCGGTTCCAGGGAGTGCAACTGGTGCGGCAAGATCTGGGAACTGATGGATGCAGTAGACAGCTACATTCCGACACCGGAAAGAGCAGTAGACAAACCCTTCCTGATGCCGGTAGAAGACGTATTCACCATTACGGGGCGTGGAACAGTTGCCACCGGTAGAGTAGAGCGGGGCGTAGTAAAAGTAGGGGACGAAGTGGAGATTGTAGGCTTAAACGAGAAGCCTCGTAAGACAGTAGTAACCGGTGTGGAAATGTTCCGCAAGCTCTTAGACCAAGCAGAAGCAGGAGACAACATCGGGACACTGTTAAGGGGTGTGGAGCGTAAAGAAATCGAGCGGGGACAAGTATTGGCCAAACCAGGATCAATCAAGCCCCACACCAAATTCAGCGGCGAAGTATACGTGCTGACCAAAGAAGAAGGAGGCCGTCATACCCCGTTCTTCAACGGTTATCGTCCGCAGTTTTACTTTAGGACAACCGACGTTACCGGTGTAGTGAAATTGCCGGAAGGCGTAGAGATGGTAATGCCCGGCGACAACATCAAGATGGAGATTGAACTGATTACGCCGATTGCTATCGAGGAAGGACTGCGTTTTGCTATCCGCGAAGGCGGCAGAACAGTAGGCGCTGGCGTTGTTACCGGTATTAGTGACTAGTTTGCAAAGGCCGGGGAAACCCCGGCCTTTGTTT
This region of Zhaonella formicivorans genomic DNA includes:
- the tuf gene encoding elongation factor Tu, which produces MAKQKFERTKPHVNVGTIGHVDHGKTTLTAAITFTLSKVGGAVAKAYDEIDNAPEERERGITINTAHVEYETAKRHYAHVDCPGHADYVKNMITGAAQMDGAILVVSAADGPMPQTREHILLSRQVGVPYIVVFLNKADMVDDPELMELVEMEVRELLNEYEFPGDDTPIVSGSAVKALECGCGSRECNWCGKIWELMDAVDSYIPTPERAVDKPFLMPVEDVFTITGRGTVATGRVERGVVKVGDEVEIVGLNEKPRKTVVTGVEMFRKLLDQAEAGDNIGTLLRGVERKEIERGQVLAKPGSIKPHTKFSGEVYVLTKEEGGRHTPFFNGYRPQFYFRTTDVTGVVKLPEGVEMVMPGDNIKMEIELITPIAIEEGLRFAIREGGRTVGAGVVTGISD